In Vicinamibacterales bacterium, the following proteins share a genomic window:
- a CDS encoding DUF349 domain-containing protein, producing GEWQSLRGQVDEVDEAAAQRFAAAEARMDARAAERRAADERALKQQLQRLEQLMERAQKRATAEDLTLREADRIARDLRNAIEAPPVMPVKDQQAIVERLRTAQAAISPRLHELREMDEWKRFANAAVQEELIAQAEALGKKYDLDKPEDMEKAARELHDIQERWKTVAEAPRAQAQTLWHRYRQAADPIQARAREFFAARAVEREANLKIKIALCERAEALADSTDWIKTAEEMKKLQADWQASGPVPRPETRAVWKRFRDACDRFFTRRNEDLAQRKEVWAANQAKKEALCARAEELAESRDWDKAAAELRRLQAEWKNIGPVRRSKSEALWQRFRGAADRFFDRYKRRDEIEVEARQADREALITELEGLFPAEGSEPAADLLEKVRSLRTRWNQSTTAVRSGADPLSARFVSAMERLLTSFPEPFRGTELDVEASRTRMEKLVSRIETLVADAAPKTDTPQDLAARLREALASNTIGGRGGDEAKWRTMAEEVRQAQSSFARLVPVPGEAGRQLNERFHKACNRFFDQYRRKVPQGSGAPQRGRPVGAR from the coding sequence CAGCGCCTGGAGCAGCTGATGGAGCGCGCCCAGAAGCGCGCCACGGCCGAAGACCTCACGCTGCGCGAGGCGGACCGCATCGCCCGCGACCTGCGCAACGCCATCGAGGCGCCGCCGGTGATGCCGGTGAAGGACCAGCAGGCGATCGTCGAGCGGCTGCGCACGGCCCAGGCCGCGATCAGCCCGCGGCTCCACGAGCTGCGCGAGATGGACGAGTGGAAGCGGTTCGCGAATGCCGCCGTCCAGGAAGAGCTGATCGCCCAGGCGGAAGCGCTGGGGAAGAAATACGACCTCGACAAGCCCGAGGACATGGAGAAGGCGGCCCGCGAGCTCCACGACATCCAGGAGCGCTGGAAGACGGTGGCGGAAGCGCCGCGCGCGCAGGCGCAGACGCTGTGGCATCGCTATCGCCAGGCCGCCGATCCGATCCAGGCCCGGGCCCGCGAGTTCTTCGCCGCCCGCGCCGTCGAGCGGGAAGCGAACCTGAAAATCAAGATCGCCTTGTGCGAGCGCGCCGAGGCGCTCGCCGACTCCACCGACTGGATCAAGACGGCGGAGGAGATGAAGAAGCTGCAGGCGGACTGGCAGGCGTCCGGCCCGGTGCCGCGGCCCGAGACGCGCGCCGTGTGGAAGCGGTTCCGCGACGCGTGCGACAGGTTCTTCACCCGGCGCAACGAGGATCTGGCGCAGCGCAAGGAAGTGTGGGCGGCGAACCAGGCGAAGAAGGAAGCGCTGTGCGCCCGCGCCGAGGAGCTGGCCGAGTCACGCGACTGGGACAAGGCCGCCGCCGAGCTCCGCCGGCTGCAGGCGGAATGGAAGAACATCGGTCCGGTCCGGCGCAGCAAGTCCGAGGCGCTGTGGCAGCGCTTCCGCGGCGCGGCGGATCGCTTCTTCGATCGCTACAAGCGGCGGGACGAGATCGAGGTCGAGGCGCGCCAGGCCGATCGCGAGGCGCTCATCACCGAGCTCGAGGGGCTGTTCCCCGCCGAAGGATCGGAGCCCGCCGCGGATCTGCTCGAGAAGGTGCGCTCGCTGCGCACCCGGTGGAACCAGTCGACGACCGCCGTCCGCTCGGGCGCGGATCCGCTCAGCGCGAGATTCGTCAGCGCGATGGAACGGCTGCTGACCTCGTTCCCGGAGCCGTTCCGCGGCACCGAGCTCGACGTCGAAGCGAGCCGCACGCGGATGGAGAAACTGGTCTCGCGCATCGAGACGCTCGTCGCCGATGCGGCGCCGAAGACCGATACGCCGCAGGACCTCGCCGCCCGGCTGCGCGAGGCGCTCGCCTCGAACACGATCGGCGGCCGCGGCGGAGACGAAGCCAAGTGGCGGACGATGGCGGAGGAAGTGCGCCAGGCGCAGTCCTCGTTCGCGCGCCTGGTCCCCGTCCCCGGCGAGGCCGGCCGGCAGCTGAACGAACGGTTCCACAAGGCGTGCAACCGCTTCTTCGACCAGTACCGCCGGAAGGTCCCGCAGGGCTCGGGCGCCCCGCAGCGCGGCCGCCCGGTCGGGGCGCGGTAA
- a CDS encoding amidohydrolase encodes MRTTTLLIAAVAASATLAVQAQRGGTAVAPPADLVLTNGRIVTVEDAQPEAQAIAISKDRIQAIGSAADIKAMIGPSTRVIDLQGQLAIPGFIESHGHFAGVGGAQLQLNLMNVESWDKILMMVAEAVSRAKPGEWIYGRGWHQEKWTARPQPSVEGFPTHASLDKVSPNNPVLLTHASGHAAFANAKAMELSGIRRATESPAGGEILRDATGDATGLLRERAQGLIKRGAGAPPPTPDETRARERRALELASAEVLSKGITTFQDAGSDLATIDRVKGMIDEGRMGVRLWMMIRQSNESLAPKLAQYRTIGYGNGFLTVRAIKKSIDGALGPRGAWLLAPYSDRPTSSGLETTKVAEIQETARLAMQHGYQLAVHAIGDRANRETLDIFERAFKANPTKKDLRWRVEHAQHISAQDIPRFGKLGVIASMQGIHCTSDAPYVLERLGAQRAQEGAYVWQKLLKTGAIIANGTDAPVEDVDPIASYYASVTRKLANGRTFYPDQRMSRMEALKSYTIHAAYAGFEEENRGSLKPGKYADVTVLSKDILGIPEDEIPTAKVAYTIVGGKVAYSATEKR; translated from the coding sequence ATGCGAACGACCACTCTCCTGATTGCCGCGGTCGCGGCTTCGGCGACGCTTGCCGTTCAGGCGCAGCGCGGCGGCACCGCCGTCGCCCCGCCCGCCGACCTGGTGCTGACCAACGGGCGCATCGTGACGGTCGAGGATGCGCAGCCCGAGGCGCAAGCGATCGCCATCAGCAAGGATCGCATTCAGGCGATCGGCTCCGCGGCGGACATCAAGGCGATGATCGGGCCGTCGACCCGGGTCATCGACCTGCAGGGGCAGCTCGCCATTCCGGGCTTCATCGAGAGCCACGGCCACTTCGCCGGCGTCGGCGGCGCGCAACTGCAACTGAACCTGATGAACGTCGAGTCGTGGGACAAGATCCTGATGATGGTCGCCGAGGCGGTCTCGCGCGCGAAGCCCGGCGAGTGGATCTACGGCCGCGGCTGGCACCAGGAGAAATGGACGGCGCGGCCGCAGCCCAGCGTCGAGGGGTTTCCGACCCACGCCTCGCTCGACAAGGTCTCGCCGAACAACCCGGTGCTGCTCACGCACGCCAGCGGACATGCCGCGTTCGCGAACGCCAAGGCGATGGAATTGTCCGGCATCCGCCGCGCGACCGAGAGTCCCGCCGGCGGCGAGATCCTGCGCGATGCGACGGGTGACGCCACCGGCCTGCTGCGCGAGCGGGCGCAGGGGCTGATCAAACGCGGCGCGGGCGCGCCGCCGCCGACCCCCGACGAGACCCGCGCGCGCGAGCGCCGCGCGCTCGAACTCGCGTCGGCGGAAGTGCTGTCGAAGGGCATCACCACGTTCCAGGACGCGGGATCGGATCTGGCGACCATCGACCGGGTCAAGGGGATGATCGACGAGGGCAGGATGGGCGTCCGGCTGTGGATGATGATCCGGCAGTCGAACGAGAGCCTCGCGCCGAAGCTCGCGCAGTACCGCACGATCGGCTACGGCAACGGCTTCCTCACCGTCCGCGCGATCAAGAAGTCGATCGACGGCGCGCTCGGACCGCGCGGCGCCTGGCTGCTCGCGCCGTACAGCGACCGTCCGACCTCGTCGGGGCTCGAGACCACCAAGGTGGCGGAGATCCAGGAGACGGCGCGTCTGGCGATGCAGCACGGCTATCAGCTCGCCGTCCACGCGATCGGCGATCGCGCCAACCGCGAGACGCTCGACATCTTCGAGCGCGCGTTCAAGGCCAACCCGACGAAAAAGGATCTGCGCTGGCGGGTCGAGCACGCGCAGCACATCAGCGCGCAGGACATCCCGCGCTTCGGCAAGCTCGGCGTGATCGCGTCGATGCAGGGGATTCACTGCACCTCGGACGCCCCCTACGTGCTCGAGCGCCTCGGCGCGCAGCGCGCGCAGGAGGGCGCCTACGTGTGGCAGAAGCTGCTTAAGACCGGCGCCATCATCGCCAACGGCACCGACGCTCCGGTCGAGGACGTCGATCCGATTGCCAGCTACTACGCCAGCGTCACCCGCAAGCTGGCCAACGGCCGCACCTTCTATCCCGATCAGCGGATGTCGCGGATGGAAGCCCTGAAGTCCTACACCATTCACGCCGCCTACGCCGGCTTCGAAGAGGAGAACCGCGGCTCGCTCAAGCCGGGCAAGTACGCCGACGTCACCGTGCTCTCGAAGGACATCCTCGGGATCCCCGAGGACGAGATCCCCACCGCAAAGGTGGCGTACACGATCGTCGGCGGCAAGGTCGCGTATTCCGCGACAGAGAAGCGCTGA
- a CDS encoding carboxypeptidase regulatory-like domain-containing protein yields MKALIAMLALAAFAAGAAPAAAQARQTGTLRIVVKDPSGAVIPNATVVVKGADAATRDVLIRELTSDGQGVASAVDMAPGRYTVTASFPGFESHTLSDVRVRAGDNRRELTLPIEKVAESVAVGQDPRAAASDPKSERFGNVLSREQIEALPDDPDEMEQVLKQMAGPGATLRMDGFRGGKLPPKAQIRSIRFSTAMFAAENHSAGHTFIDISTQPGLGPLRGSMDFSFRDGSMNARNAFQPQKGPEQTQQYNLNLSGTLLKDRTSFSLSAGGASLYDSANIFAAVPGSAVAAPVRRPSDRLNFNLRVDHAVNKSHTLRGSFQQTGGEQRNLGVGNYDLADRAYARTTSESLLRISESGPWSRLWYAESRLQLRRAASDTVSAFEGPTTRVLDAFTSGGAQVAGGRESTDLELATDIDYARRGHSIRMGALVEGGRYRSDTRTNYLGTYTFTSLDEYAARRPATYTQRTGNPLVTYSQWQAGLYLQDDWRVRQNLTLSAGVRQEFQTHLDDRWNFGPRGGFTWSPFTSGKTTVRSGVGLFYDWLEAETFEQTLRVDGSRQQDLVVVNPSFPDPFTGSGGEQVLPPGKYLLAGGLVMPRRAMALFAVTQRLSNTVSINASYNHQKGRDRFRGVNTNAPLNGVRPDATLGNVTQVESTARLEQDSINVGMNFTVPARRTFVFANYAWTNLRNDADGPFSLPADSYDLAGEWGRGGGVPRHIASAVVNTSLMRNLRLGLSTSARSGTPYTITTGRDDNGDTVFNDRPAGTPRNSVTGAAVWDMAARLTYAFGFGERPASTGTPGGQMVVMRMGGGAGDLLGGLGGGGAENKRIRIELFVAASNVFNNVNPMGYSGVMTSPFFGRPTIAGPARKIDVGMKIGF; encoded by the coding sequence ATGAAGGCATTGATTGCGATGCTTGCGCTCGCCGCGTTCGCCGCGGGCGCCGCTCCGGCGGCCGCGCAGGCGCGTCAGACGGGGACGCTGCGGATCGTCGTCAAGGATCCGAGCGGCGCCGTGATCCCCAACGCGACCGTGGTCGTGAAGGGGGCCGACGCCGCCACCCGCGACGTGCTGATCCGCGAGCTGACGTCGGACGGCCAGGGCGTGGCTTCCGCCGTCGACATGGCGCCGGGGCGTTACACCGTCACCGCGAGCTTTCCAGGGTTCGAGAGCCATACGCTGAGCGACGTTCGCGTCCGCGCCGGAGACAACCGGCGGGAGCTGACGCTGCCGATCGAGAAGGTCGCCGAGAGCGTCGCGGTGGGACAGGATCCGCGCGCCGCCGCGTCGGATCCGAAGAGCGAGCGCTTCGGCAACGTGCTGTCCCGCGAACAGATCGAAGCGCTGCCCGACGACCCGGACGAGATGGAGCAGGTGCTCAAGCAGATGGCCGGCCCGGGGGCGACGCTCCGCATGGACGGGTTCCGCGGCGGCAAGCTGCCGCCGAAGGCGCAGATCCGATCGATCCGTTTCTCGACGGCGATGTTCGCCGCCGAGAACCACAGCGCGGGACACACCTTCATCGACATCTCCACCCAGCCCGGCCTCGGGCCGCTGCGCGGGAGCATGGATTTCAGCTTCCGCGACGGATCGATGAACGCGCGCAATGCGTTCCAGCCGCAGAAGGGTCCGGAGCAGACGCAGCAGTACAACCTGAATCTGAGCGGAACGCTGCTGAAGGACCGGACCTCGTTCTCGCTCTCGGCGGGCGGCGCCTCGCTGTACGACTCGGCCAACATCTTCGCCGCCGTGCCCGGCAGCGCGGTTGCCGCGCCGGTGCGGCGGCCGTCGGACCGCCTCAACTTCAACCTCCGCGTCGATCACGCGGTCAACAAGTCGCACACGCTTCGCGGATCGTTCCAGCAGACCGGCGGCGAGCAGCGCAACCTCGGGGTCGGCAACTACGATCTCGCCGACCGCGCCTACGCGCGCACCACGTCCGAGAGCCTGCTGCGCATCTCGGAGAGCGGACCCTGGTCGCGCCTCTGGTATGCCGAGTCGCGGCTGCAGCTCCGCCGGGCGGCGAGCGATACGGTCTCCGCCTTCGAAGGGCCGACCACGCGTGTGCTCGACGCATTCACGTCGGGCGGCGCACAGGTCGCCGGCGGCCGGGAGAGCACCGACCTCGAGCTGGCCACCGACATCGATTACGCGCGGCGCGGGCATTCGATCCGCATGGGCGCGCTCGTCGAGGGCGGCCGCTATCGCAGCGACACGCGGACGAACTATCTCGGCACCTACACGTTCACCAGCCTCGATGAGTACGCGGCGCGGCGCCCGGCGACGTACACGCAGCGCACGGGCAATCCGCTCGTGACCTACTCGCAGTGGCAGGCCGGGCTCTACCTGCAGGACGACTGGCGCGTGCGCCAGAACCTCACGCTCAGCGCCGGCGTGCGGCAGGAGTTCCAGACGCATCTCGACGATCGCTGGAACTTCGGCCCGCGCGGCGGCTTCACGTGGTCGCCGTTCACGAGCGGGAAGACCACCGTGCGCAGCGGCGTCGGCCTGTTCTACGACTGGCTCGAGGCGGAGACGTTCGAGCAGACGCTGCGCGTCGACGGCTCGCGCCAGCAGGACCTGGTGGTGGTGAACCCGTCGTTCCCGGATCCGTTCACCGGCAGCGGCGGGGAGCAAGTCCTCCCGCCGGGCAAGTACCTGCTCGCCGGAGGCCTGGTGATGCCGAGGCGGGCGATGGCGCTCTTCGCGGTGACGCAGCGGCTCTCCAACACCGTCAGCATCAACGCCAGCTACAACCACCAGAAGGGCCGCGATCGCTTCCGCGGCGTCAACACCAACGCGCCGTTGAACGGCGTGCGGCCGGACGCCACGCTCGGCAACGTGACGCAGGTGGAATCGACGGCCCGCCTCGAGCAGGACTCGATCAACGTCGGCATGAACTTCACCGTCCCGGCCCGGCGGACGTTCGTGTTCGCCAACTACGCCTGGACCAACCTGCGCAACGACGCGGACGGCCCGTTCAGCCTCCCGGCTGACAGTTACGACCTCGCCGGGGAATGGGGACGCGGCGGCGGCGTTCCGCGCCACATCGCCAGCGCAGTCGTCAACACCTCGCTGATGCGCAACCTGCGGCTCGGCCTGTCGACCTCGGCGCGCTCGGGGACGCCGTACACGATCACGACCGGCCGCGACGACAACGGCGACACGGTGTTCAACGATCGGCCGGCCGGCACCCCGCGCAACAGCGTGACCGGCGCGGCGGTATGGGACATGGCGGCGCGTCTGACGTACGCGTTCGGCTTCGGCGAACGTCCGGCGTCCACGGGCACCCCCGGCGGACAGATGGTCGTGATGCGGATGGGCGGCGGCGCCGGAGATCTGCTCGGCGGCCTCGGCGGCGGCGGCGCGGAGAACAAGCGGATCCGCATCGAGCTGTTCGTCGCCGCCTCGAACGTGTTCAACAACGTGAACCCGATGGGCTACTCGGGGGTGATGACCTCGCCGTTCTTCGGACGGCCCACGATTGCCGGGCCGGCACGCAAGATCGACGTGGGAATGAAGATCGGCTTCTAG
- a CDS encoding amidohydrolase family protein — translation MINDAHCHFFSSRFLELLAPDAGGADAIAGRLQWEKPGTAPALADRWVAELDRHTVARAALIASIPGDAASVAEAVARHPARFVGFFMHNPIAPNADAALLAALRERRLRAVCLFPAMHGYRLDDESVDRVFRAAGEHGAAVFAHCGVLTVGVRKKLGLPSRFDLRLGDPLALAKTALGHPNVPVIVPHFGAGCFREALMAADQCPTIHFDSSSSNGWIKFHPGLTLEAVFRHALAVAGPSRVLFGTDSSFFPRGWQRPIYEEQERIVRDLGVPDADRQAIFGGNFERLFPG, via the coding sequence ATGATCAACGACGCGCACTGCCACTTCTTCTCGTCGCGCTTTCTCGAACTGCTCGCGCCCGACGCCGGTGGCGCCGACGCCATCGCCGGACGGCTCCAGTGGGAGAAGCCCGGCACCGCGCCGGCGCTGGCCGACCGCTGGGTCGCGGAGCTGGATCGCCATACGGTGGCGCGCGCGGCGCTGATCGCGAGCATTCCGGGAGACGCCGCCTCGGTTGCCGAGGCCGTGGCCCGTCATCCGGCCCGGTTCGTGGGCTTCTTCATGCACAACCCGATCGCGCCGAACGCGGACGCCGCGCTGCTCGCCGCGTTGAGGGAGCGGCGGCTGCGCGCCGTCTGTCTCTTTCCGGCGATGCACGGCTACCGCCTGGACGACGAGAGCGTGGACCGGGTGTTCCGCGCCGCCGGCGAGCATGGCGCCGCGGTGTTCGCGCACTGCGGCGTGCTGACCGTCGGCGTGCGCAAGAAGCTCGGCCTGCCGAGCCGCTTCGATCTGCGGCTCGGCGATCCGCTGGCGCTGGCGAAGACGGCGCTCGGCCATCCGAATGTGCCGGTCATCGTGCCGCACTTCGGCGCCGGCTGTTTCCGCGAAGCGCTGATGGCGGCGGATCAGTGTCCGACGATTCACTTCGATTCATCCAGCTCGAACGGCTGGATCAAGTTCCATCCCGGCCTCACGCTGGAGGCGGTGTTCCGTCACGCGCTCGCCGTCGCCGGACCGTCGCGGGTTCTGTTCGGCACGGACTCGTCGTTCTTCCCTCGCGGCTGGCAGCGGCCGATCTACGAGGAACAGGAGCGGATCGTCCGCGATCTCGGTGTGCCGGACGCCGATCGGCAGGCGATCTTCGGCGGCAACTTCGAGCGGCTGTTCCCGGGTTGA
- a CDS encoding HAMP domain-containing sensor histidine kinase: MRRQFRVPMAIIAGGLLGLIALLATLQYKWLGQISGAERERMKASLHDRATAFAQDVDRELTRAYLLFQLDSLDPEQGAAAAVAGRYDRWLATSRFPRIVKDVYIVPQAAPGDTLTLQHYNPATRFVEPAEWPDAAAPIRKQMEQPPPPVSGAAGPALLLRAMVPAVWPAVPALVVQSPMLMVSHIDARLSEMRGIPARLAPGIRHTVLMLDAEYMKNEMLPALAQQHFNRTGVGFEYQLAVLPAQGEAPLYRSTREFSPGADAKVDATVELFQVRARDFEPLAAEVSRFTALSASPRSNPSQRTHTIYRETIGQSPAGAAGGAPFSIVVQGSPGQSSQRGDRLFAAGATTFSTRVSVPSPSYWRLLVKHPSGSLETAVNAARRRNLAISSGILGVLGLSVAFLIVSTRRAHDLARQQLEFVATVSHELRTPLAVIRSAADNLADGVVSDEARIRQYGQLVRREGLRLTDLVEQILEFAGLQSGQRGMTARPVEIDRVLREVAATAEATAPPGLRVEIAVADGLPPVPGDEAALRRVFQNLVGNAIKYGAEAGWIGITATRTASTVEISVSDRGIGIAAADHARIFDPFYRAPGVVAAQIQGAGLGLSLVKRIVEAHAGRITLKSAPGQGSTFTVSLPAFRGDAADGHDRVADAAPQTS; the protein is encoded by the coding sequence ATGCGACGGCAATTCCGGGTGCCGATGGCGATCATCGCGGGCGGGCTCCTCGGCCTGATCGCGCTGCTCGCCACGCTGCAGTACAAGTGGCTCGGACAGATCAGCGGCGCGGAGCGCGAGCGCATGAAAGCCTCGCTCCACGATCGCGCCACCGCGTTCGCGCAGGACGTCGACCGCGAGCTCACCCGCGCCTACCTGCTGTTTCAGCTCGATTCGCTCGATCCCGAGCAGGGCGCCGCCGCCGCCGTCGCCGGGCGGTACGATCGCTGGCTCGCCACCTCCCGCTTCCCCCGCATCGTCAAGGACGTCTACATCGTTCCCCAGGCGGCGCCGGGGGACACGCTCACGCTGCAGCACTACAACCCGGCGACGCGATTCGTCGAGCCCGCCGAATGGCCTGATGCCGCAGCACCGATCCGCAAGCAGATGGAGCAGCCGCCGCCCCCCGTGTCCGGCGCCGCCGGGCCCGCGCTCCTCCTTCGTGCGATGGTTCCGGCCGTCTGGCCGGCCGTCCCCGCGCTGGTCGTGCAGTCGCCGATGCTGATGGTCAGCCACATCGACGCGCGGCTCAGCGAGATGCGCGGCATCCCCGCGCGCCTCGCGCCGGGCATCCGGCACACCGTGCTGATGCTCGACGCGGAGTACATGAAGAACGAGATGCTGCCGGCGCTCGCGCAGCAGCACTTCAACCGGACCGGTGTCGGCTTCGAGTACCAGCTCGCGGTGCTGCCTGCGCAAGGCGAGGCGCCGCTCTACCGGTCGACCCGCGAGTTCTCCCCCGGGGCGGACGCGAAGGTCGACGCCACCGTCGAGTTGTTTCAGGTGCGCGCCAGAGACTTCGAGCCGCTCGCCGCCGAAGTCAGCCGCTTCACTGCCCTGAGCGCGAGCCCGCGCTCGAATCCGTCACAGCGCACGCACACGATCTATCGCGAGACGATTGGCCAGTCCCCCGCCGGTGCCGCCGGCGGCGCGCCGTTCTCCATCGTGGTCCAGGGATCGCCCGGACAGTCCTCGCAGCGCGGCGACCGGCTGTTTGCCGCTGGCGCGACGACGTTCAGTACGAGAGTGAGTGTGCCGTCGCCGTCCTACTGGCGGCTGCTGGTGAAACATCCGTCGGGATCGCTCGAGACGGCGGTCAACGCCGCCCGCCGCCGCAACCTCGCGATCAGCTCCGGGATCCTCGGCGTCCTCGGCCTGAGCGTGGCCTTTCTGATCGTGTCGACGCGCCGCGCGCACGACCTGGCGCGCCAGCAGCTCGAGTTCGTCGCCACCGTCTCGCACGAGCTGCGCACGCCGCTCGCGGTGATCCGATCCGCCGCCGACAACCTGGCGGACGGCGTGGTCAGCGACGAAGCACGCATCCGGCAGTACGGCCAGCTCGTACGTCGCGAAGGGCTCCGCCTCACCGACCTCGTCGAGCAGATTCTCGAGTTCGCCGGCCTGCAGTCAGGCCAGCGCGGCATGACGGCGCGCCCGGTCGAGATCGATCGTGTGTTGAGGGAGGTGGCGGCGACGGCGGAGGCGACCGCGCCGCCGGGTCTGAGGGTGGAGATTGCGGTGGCGGACGGCCTTCCGCCGGTCCCGGGAGATGAAGCGGCGCTGCGCCGCGTCTTCCAGAACCTGGTCGGCAACGCGATCAAGTACGGCGCGGAGGCCGGATGGATCGGCATCACCGCGACGCGCACCGCCTCCACCGTCGAGATCAGCGTCAGCGATCGCGGCATCGGCATCGCCGCCGCGGATCACGCGCGGATCTTCGATCCCTTCTACCGCGCGCCGGGCGTCGTCGCCGCGCAGATCCAGGGGGCCGGCCTCGGCCTGAGTCTGGTGAAGCGGATCGTCGAGGCGCACGCCGGCCGGATCACCCTGAAGAGCGCGCCGGGACAGGGCAGCACCTTCACGGTGTCGCTGCCGGCGTTCCGCGGCGATGCCGCGGACGGACACGACCGCGTCGCCGACGCCGCGCCTCAAACGTCGTGA
- a CDS encoding metallophosphoesterase family protein, producing the protein MLVGLIADTHGLLRPEVYEAFHGVDVILHAGDVGGRQILTELRAIAPVHAVYGNVDRPGESGLAGSIDLRLEGVNVHVSHGHELGSPTVARLLGAYSADVIVFGHTHKALIERTQGALVVNPGAAGPRRFDVMPSVALLTIDRGRAEVRIVRL; encoded by the coding sequence ATGCTCGTCGGGTTGATTGCCGACACGCACGGGTTGCTTCGGCCGGAGGTGTACGAGGCGTTTCACGGCGTCGACGTCATCCTACATGCGGGAGACGTCGGCGGGCGGCAGATTCTTACCGAGCTCCGCGCCATCGCGCCGGTGCACGCGGTGTACGGCAACGTCGACCGGCCCGGTGAATCCGGGCTGGCCGGGAGCATCGACCTGCGCCTGGAGGGGGTGAACGTTCACGTCAGTCACGGGCACGAACTCGGCAGCCCCACGGTCGCCAGGCTGCTCGGCGCCTACAGCGCCGACGTCATCGTCTTCGGCCATACCCACAAGGCGCTGATCGAACGGACACAGGGCGCGCTCGTGGTCAATCCAGGGGCCGCGGGACCGCGGCGGTTCGACGTCATGCCGAGCGTCGCGCTGCTCACGATCGACCGCGGCCGCGCCGAGGTGCGGATCGTCCGGCTGTGA
- a CDS encoding carboxypeptidase-like regulatory domain-containing protein: MGRAAHILIVLAMVSAAGCGDSSESGTTPPPLTTPTPPLPPPVSTYTLSGVIRETWTLLPVAGVTVAIVAGPTRASVMTDTAGRFALTNLTAGLYDLSWSKAFFTTRTQNQIQVLADTTFDATIGVFVQGTATEGDVTGSWVGNGPYPDEPLWLTLIQRGSSIEGFYKDRVSSTTSVTGTRTGDVVVLRLRDGPQPLTYEGRVLDPRCIRGVIKNEALGGNFPVRLSRGTICSP, encoded by the coding sequence ATGGGGCGCGCTGCGCACATCCTGATCGTGCTCGCGATGGTGTCGGCCGCGGGCTGCGGCGACTCGTCGGAATCAGGGACCACCCCGCCGCCGCTGACGACGCCGACGCCGCCCCTGCCGCCGCCCGTTTCCACCTACACGCTGTCCGGTGTGATCAGGGAGACGTGGACGCTGCTGCCCGTGGCTGGCGTCACGGTCGCGATCGTCGCGGGCCCGACCCGCGCCTCGGTCATGACCGACACCGCGGGCCGGTTCGCGCTCACGAACCTGACTGCAGGGCTGTACGACCTGTCCTGGTCGAAGGCGTTCTTCACGACCAGGACGCAGAATCAGATCCAGGTCCTCGCCGACACCACGTTCGACGCCACCATCGGCGTCTTCGTCCAGGGCACGGCAACCGAGGGCGACGTGACCGGTTCCTGGGTGGGCAACGGGCCATATCCCGATGAACCGTTGTGGCTGACCCTGATTCAGCGGGGCAGCAGCATCGAGGGTTTCTACAAGGACCGTGTGTCGTCGACCACGAGCGTGACCGGCACGCGCACCGGCGACGTCGTCGTTCTTCGGCTGCGTGACGGCCCGCAGCCGCTCACCTACGAAGGCCGCGTCCTCGACCCGCGCTGCATCCGCGGCGTGATCAAGAACGAGGCCCTCGGCGGAAACTTTCCCGTCAGGTTGTCGCGCGGAACGATCTGTTCTCCCTAG
- a CDS encoding response regulator transcription factor: MKRILLVEDEAGIVLTLTDRLTTEGYSVDAAADGESGLERASREAFDLILLDLMLPRMSGFDVCRELRKRGIETPVIMLTARGQVIDKVVGLKLGADDYVTKPFDMAELLARMEAQLRRAPAAPHPAEGFAFGDVRVDFRKAEATRDGAPIELSAREFQLLRYFLEHRGATLTREELLNEVWGYNSMPSTRTVDVHVAWLRQKIEPNPRHPQFILTVHGMGYKFAG, from the coding sequence GTGAAGAGAATCCTTCTCGTCGAAGACGAGGCGGGCATCGTCCTGACGCTGACGGACCGGCTGACGACAGAGGGATACAGCGTCGACGCGGCAGCGGACGGCGAGAGCGGCCTCGAGCGCGCGTCGCGCGAGGCCTTCGATCTGATCCTGCTCGATCTCATGCTGCCGCGGATGAGCGGCTTCGACGTGTGCCGGGAGCTGCGCAAGCGCGGCATCGAGACCCCCGTGATCATGTTGACCGCGCGGGGCCAGGTGATCGACAAGGTGGTCGGCCTCAAGCTCGGCGCGGACGACTACGTCACCAAGCCGTTCGACATGGCGGAGCTGCTGGCGCGGATGGAGGCGCAGCTGCGCCGCGCGCCGGCGGCGCCGCATCCCGCCGAAGGATTCGCGTTCGGCGATGTCCGGGTGGACTTCCGCAAGGCCGAAGCCACGCGCGACGGCGCGCCGATCGAGCTCTCCGCGCGCGAGTTCCAGCTGCTGCGTTACTTCCTCGAGCACCGCGGCGCGACGCTGACGCGCGAAGAGCTGCTGAACGAGGTGTGGGGCTACAACTCGATGCCGTCGACGCGGACCGTCGACGTCCACGTCGCCTGGCTGCGGCAGAAGATCGAGCCCAACCCGCGCCACCCGCAGTTCATCCTCACCGTGCACGGCATGGGCTACAAGTTCGCCGGCTGA